The proteins below come from a single Miscanthus floridulus cultivar M001 chromosome 1, ASM1932011v1, whole genome shotgun sequence genomic window:
- the LOC136455605 gene encoding uncharacterized protein: METSEGVRDGMLLHRHTSPLPTRRQRAVRHRHPPHPGVPARPAPWWGATAPLGCGAARPLLHSLLAVSQCCIGSAMMSTLLFSIERVAYFLSVIKVNYLKPCKSTSIMKKGGRMATLVKLFGPFTANICLLLELNTSGETTRVASNPTAMYSNKTTVMV, from the exons ATGGAGACCTCAG AAGGTGTGCGCGACGGGATGCTCCTGCATCGGCACACCTCCCCGCTTCCCACGCGCCGGCAGCGCGCGGTGCGTCATCGTCACCCCCCGCATCCCGGCGTGCCAGCTAGGCCCGCGCCTTGGTGGGGCGCGACGGCACCCCTGGGCTGCGGCGCAGCCCGCCCTCTGCTCCATTCGCTTCTTGCCGTCTCTCAG TGCTGCATTGGATCAGCGATGATGTCAACTCTCCTATTTTCAATTGAGAGGGTGGCATATTTTCTTTCAGTGATCAAAGTAAATTATCTGAAGCCATGCAAATCTACTTCTATCATGAAAAAAGGGGGCAGAATGGCCACTCTTG TAAAGTTGTTTGGGCCGTTTACTGCAAATATATGCTTACTGCTTGAGCTCAACACATCCGGTGAAACAACAAGGGTGGCTTCTAATCCAACAGCTATGTATTCTAATAAGACAACAGTCATG GTCTGA